Proteins found in one Triticum urartu cultivar G1812 chromosome 4, Tu2.1, whole genome shotgun sequence genomic segment:
- the LOC125553267 gene encoding GDSL esterase/lipase At5g42170-like, with amino-acid sequence MRRLRLQQVAVIVAVLAVVRPALCREQKNNGTAAVAGGGEGKRSPRATAVIVFGDSIVDPGNNNNLHTQIKANHPPYGKDFDGHVATGRFSNGLVPSDLVAQKLHVKKLVAPWLNVDHTPEDLLTGVSFASGATGYDPLTPKIVSVITLEQQLEYFDEYRGKLVAIAGEEEAERIIDGALFFVCAGTDDVANTYFTTPFRILEYDIPSYVDLLLVGVDKFLRSVSARGAKLIGFVGLPPIGCVPSQRTVGGGLHRRCEPKRNYAAQLYNSRVQVLINGLNAEAGFNTRVVYLGIYDIIQELAEGGERWGFTETTRGCCGTGLIEVTNLCDSRFMAVCQDVSKHVFFDSFHPTERAYKIIVDYIWDTYGYLLQP; translated from the exons ATGAGGAGGTTGCGGCTGCAGCAGGTCGCCGTCATCGTGGCGGTACTAGCGGTGGTGCGGCCGGCTCTGTGCCGGGAGCAGAAGAACAATgggacggcggcggtggcgggggggggggaggggaagCGGAGTCCGAGGGCGACGGCGGTGATCGTGTTCGGCGACTCGATCGTCGACccggggaacaacaacaacctgCACACCCAGATCAAGGCCAACCATCCCCCCTACGGCAAGGACTTCGACGGCCACGTCGCCACCGGCCGCTTCTCCAACGGCCTCGTGCCGTCCGACCTCGTCG CCCAGAAActtcacgtgaagaagctggtTGCTCCGTGGCTCAATGTTGACCACACTCCAGAGGACCTCCTCACCGGCGTTAGCTTTGCCTCAGGAGCCACAGGATATGATCCCCTCACTCCAAAGATCGTG AGCGTCATCACGCTTGAACAACAACTGGAGTACTTCGATGAGTACCGCGGCAAGTTGGTGGccatcgccggtgaggaagaggcCGAGAGGATCATCGACGGCGCCTTGTTTTTTGTGTGCGCTGGCACGGATGACGTGGCCAACACCTACTTCACCACTCCGTTCCGAATCCTGGAGTACGACATCCCGTCCTACGTGGACCTCCTCCTCGTCGGCGTGGACAAGTTCCTCCGAAGCGTGAGCGCTCGTGGAGCAAAGCTTATAGGCTTCGTGGGCCTTCCACCTATCGGGTGCGTGCCGTCGCAGCGGACGGTCGGTGGCGGGTTGCACCGTCGCTGTGAGCCCAAACGCAACTACGCGGCACAACTCTACAACTCGAGGGTGCAGGTGCTCATCAACGGGTTGAATGCGGAGGCTGGGTTCAACACCCGTGTTGTCTACTTGGGGATCTATGACATCATCCAAGAGCTCGCCGAGGGCGGGGAGCGGTGGGGGTTCACGGAGACGACCCGCGGGTGTTGTGGGACTGGGCTCATTGAGGTGACGAATCTCTGCGACTCGAGGTTCATGGCAGTGTGCCAAGACGTATCCAAGCATGTCTTCTTCGACAGCTTCCATCCCACGGAAAGGGCGTACAAGATTATTGTTGATTACATTTGGGACACCTACGGCTACCTCCTGCAACCCTAA
- the LOC125553268 gene encoding GDSL esterase/lipase At1g59030-like, with product MMITLGSKMMITSRWRLLVAAAVAMAMAAPAIVCGRDLNQTMTAQAVQQQQGSSNKKPLVTALIVFGDSIVDPGNNNNLPATRMKANHAPYGKDFAGHVATGRFSNALLPPDLIARRLNLKPLLGPWLNVEHTPEDLLTGVSFASGATGFDPLTPQIVNVFTMDQELEFFDEYRRRLVGIVGEAETRRIIAGAFFFVVTGTDDFANTYFMTPYRAGDYDIPAYVDLLLVGAEAFLRNTSARGARKMGFTGMPPIGCVPSQRTIGGGPRRRCEARRNYAALMYNKALQQLIDRLNADPTFHTLVVYFDIYDIIEELAVHGDRWGFTELTHGCCGSGLIEVTMLCDTRYMGVCDDVDKHVFFDSYHPTQRAYEIIVDHIFKNYVPLMHL from the exons ATGATGATCACGTTGGGGAGCAAGATGATGATCACCAGCCGGTGGCGGCTgctcgtggcggcggcggtggcaatGGCGATGGCAGCGCCGGCGATAGTGTGCGGGAGGGACCTGAACCAGACGATGACGGCGCAGGCGGTGCAGCAGCAGCAGGGGAGTAGTAATAAGAAGCCGCTGGTGACGGCGCTGATCGTGTTCGGCGACTCGATCGTGGACCCCGGCAATAACAACAACCTGCCGGCGACGAGGATGAAGGCCAACCACGCGCCCTACGGCAAGGACTtcgccggccatgtcgccaccGGCCGATTCTCCAACGCGCTCCTGCCCCCCGACCTCATCG CTCGGAGGCTTAACTTGAAGCCTCTTCTTGGTCCGTGGCTGAACGTGGAGCACACGCCGGAGGACCTCCTCACCGGCGTCAGCTTCGCGTCGGGCGCCACCGGGTTCGACCCGCTGACCCCGCAGATCGTGAACGTGTTCACCATGGACCAGGAGCTGGAGTTCTTCGACGAGTACCGGCGCAGGCTGGTGGGCATCGTGGGGGAGGCCGAGACGCGCCGCATCATCGCCGGCGCCTTCTTCTTCGTGGTCACCGGGACCGACGACTTCGCCAACACCTACTTCATGACGCCCTACCGCGCTGGCGACTACGACATCCCGGCGTACGTGGACCTCCTCCTGGTCGGCgccgaggccttcctccgcaacACCAGCGCGCGCGGCGCCAGAAAGATGGGCTTCACGGGGATGCCGCCCATCGGGTGCGTCCCCTCGCAGCGCACCATCGgcggcgggccgcggcggcgctgCGAGGCCCGCCGGAACTACGCGGCGCTCATGTACAACAAGGCGCTGCAGCAGCTCATCGACCGGCTCAACGCCGACCCCACGTTCCACACCCTCGTCGTCTACTTCGACATCTACGACATCATCGAGGAGCTGGCCGTGCACGGAGACCGGTGGGGGTTCACGGAGCTCACGCACGGCTGCTGCGGCTCCGGGCTCATCGAGGTCACCATGCTCTGCGACACGAGATACATGGGGGTCTGCGACGACGTGGACAAGCATGTGTTCTTCGACAGCTACCACCCCACGCAGAGGGCGTATGAGATCATCGTCGACCACATCTTCAAGAACTACGTGCCCCTCATGCATCTCTGA
- the LOC125555017 gene encoding la-related protein 1B-like, whose translation MEQHIRPARPKRRAKGEVGSGCHRDEALIGGIIARAQSRPPSPSLGSPTPLPLPPPAAAAMEPAPASPDPAPRSPAPSPAKRSAWKQPSRSAAAANGAPHADAPPPPAVMDADHWPALADAARTKTLLPAPAPPSDSPKPPPDPANAAAASSAMANQSNSPRHGGSGTHHGRHKTARRGGSGGSGGGGDHSPRDHQERGAGGWDHGGGGRGGQRSHHNNGGRRGGGNGGPGGPGGGGVPHHGGFGGRRRGGFDGGFYRGPAAMGMGPYMRGAPPPPPPLTVAPQFMGPPPPGSHVRAFAGPMMAFHDMPSPVSPVSPMYFVGPPPLPEALRGMFAPHMVGPPAYPYFQPQAELEPEPEPEPEPEPEPEPKADPDSEANPRQKLQKQFEFYFSKDNLCGDVYLRQHMDEEGFVSVPFMSTFNKVRGITADIPNANLQYIIETIQSSSILEVKGDKVRRKDDWDKWLIPKESNPNIPSSSAAAVPSPSTNVNDLTAQLGGVGLQEPAGPSSTVDQNHHEVVQNGSASSNNPAPAAEESAGQR comes from the exons ATGGAACAACATATAAGG CCTGCTCGGCCCAAACGCAGGGCTAAAGGAGAGGTGGGGTCCGGGTGTCATAGAGACGAAGCCCTAATCGGTGGCATCATCGCCAGAGCCCAGAGCCGTCCCCCCTCCCCATCCCTGGGATCACCAACTCCtctccccctccctccccccgccgccgccgccatggagCCCGCCCCCGCGTCGCCCGATCCGGCGCCCCGCTCCccggcgccgtcgccggccaAGAGGTCCGCCTGGAAGCAGCcctcccgctccgccgccgcaGCCAACGGCGCCCCGCACGccgacgcgccgccgccgccggccgtcATGGACGCCGACCACTGGCCCGCGCTCGCCGACGCCGCCAGGACCAAGACCCTGCTCCCGGCCCCCGCGCCCCCCTCTGACTCCCCCAAGCCTCCCCCGGACCCCgccaacgccgccgccgcctcatcG GCCATGGCGAACCAGTCCAACTCGCCCCGGCACGGCGGCTCCGGGACGCACCACGGCCGCCACAAGACGGCTAGGCGCGGGGGctccggcggcagcggcggcggtggggaCCACTCCCCGCGGGATCACCAGGAGAGGGGCGCAGGCGGCTGGGACCATGGCGGCGGCGGGAGGGGTGGCCAGAGAAGCCACCACAACAACGGCGGCAGGAGGGGCGGTGGCAACGGTGGCCCGGGCGGCCCAGGAGGTGGTGGAGTTCCTCACCACGGAGGGTTTGGGGGCCGCCGGAGAGGCGGGTTTGATGGTGGCTTCTACCGTGGCCCAGCAGCAATGGGCATGGGGCCGTACATGCGGGgggcaccgccgccgccccctccgcTGACCGTCGCTCCTCAATTCATGGGCCCCCCTCCTCCCGGCTCGCATGTGCGAGCCTTTGCTGGACCGATGATGGCGTTCCATG ATATGCCATCGCCCGTGTCTCCTGTTTCCCCAATGTACTTTGTTGGGCCTCCGCCGCTTCCGGAGGCTCTCAGGGGAATGTTCGCACCTCATATGGTCGGGCCACCTGCTTATCCCTACTTCCAGCCCCAGGCTGAGCTTGAGCCTGAACCTGAGCCTGAGCCTGAACCTGAGCCTGAGCCTGAGCCCAAGGCTGATCCGGATTCTGAGGCTAATCCCCGCCAGAAGCTGCAGAAGCAGTTTGAGTTCTACTTCAG CAAGGATAACTTATGTGGAGATGTTTACTTGCGGCAACATATGGATGAGGAGGGCTTTGTATCGGTCCCTTTTATGTCAACTTTCAATAAG GTCCGGGGAATCACTGCCGATATTCCTAACGCCAATTTGCAGTATATAATAGAAACAATTCAGTCCTCGTCTATACTGGAAGTGAAG GGCGACAAAGTTAGGAGGAAAGATGACTGGGACAAATGGTTAATTCCGAAAGAGAGCAACCCTAATATTCCGTCAAGCTCTGCAGCAGCTGTGCCAAGCCCCAGCACCAATGTGAATGATCTGACAGCACAGCTTGGAGGTGTGGGCCTGCAAGAACCAGCTGGCCCTAGTAGCACGGTGGACCAGAACCATCATGAGGTAGTCCAGAATGGATCGGCTTCCAGCAATAACCCAGCACCGGCAGCTGAAGAAAGCGCTGGTCAGCGCTAG